One part of the Calypte anna isolate BGI_N300 chromosome 12, bCalAnn1_v1.p, whole genome shotgun sequence genome encodes these proteins:
- the SLC6A6 gene encoding sodium- and chloride-dependent taurine transporter isoform X2 — MEESPLPIYIEEGTEVPIESRNMATKEKLQCLKDFHKDILKPSPGKSPGTRPEDEAEGKPPQREKWASKIDFLLSVAGGFIGLGNVWRFPYLCYKNGGGAFLIPYFIFLFGGGLPVFFLEVVLGQYTSEGGITCWEKICPIFTGIGYASIVIVSLLNVYYIVILAWGLYYLFQSFQSVLPWAHCHQKWNTPTCVEDTLRKNKTLWISLNATNFTSPVTEFWERNVLSLSSGIEDIGIIKWDLALCLLLVWVICFFCIWKGVKSTGKVVYITATFPFIMLLVLLIRGVTLPGAAEGIKFYLYPDISRLADPQVWIDAGTQIFFSYAICLGAMTSLGSYNKYKYNCYRDCLLLGCLNSGTSFVSGFAIFSVLGFMAQEQGVNIADVAESGPGLAFIAYPKAVSMMPLPTFWAILFFIMLLLLGLDSQFVEVEGQITSLVDLHPSFLRKGYRREIFIAIVCFLSYLLGLTMVTEGGMYVFQLFDYYAASGVCLLWVAFFECIAVAWVYGADNIYDAIEDMIGYRPGPWMKWSWIVITPVLCVGCFIFSLAKYKPLTYNKVYTYPDWAIGLGWVLALSSMICIPMVMVIRIIQSDGSLIERIKAVAAPKEVNRWSKETESGTPFCPNGTSNGGLIKPTHIIVETMM, encoded by the exons aaagcagaaatatggCAACAAAGGAAAAGCTTCAGTGCTTAAAAGATTTCCACAAGGACATCCTCAAACCTTCCCCTGGCAAGAGCCCGGGGACACGGCCTGAGGACGAGGCAGAGGGAAAGCCGCCCCAGCGGGAGAAGTGGGCGAGCAAGATTGACTTCCTGCTGTCCGTGGCTGGGGGATTTATTGGTTTAGGGAATGTCTGGCGGTTTCCGTATCTCTGCTACAAAAACGGCGGAG GTGCATTTCTTATAccttatttcattttcctgtttggGGGAGGTCTTCCCGTGTTTTTCCTGGAGGTGGTGCTAGGACAGTATACCTCTGAAGGTGGAATTACATGCTGGGAAAAGATCTGCCCTATTTTCACTG GAATTGGTTATGCTTCCATAGTGATTGTGTCCCTTCTGAACGTGTACTACATTGTGATCCTGGCCTGGGGACTCTACTACCTGTTCCAGTCGTTCCAGAGCGTCCTGCCGTGGGCACACTGCCACCAGAAGTGGAACACACCAACCTGTGTGGAAGACACTCTCAGGAAGAACAAAACCCTCTGGATATCACTGAATGCCACTAACTTCACCTCTCCTGTCACAGAGTTTTGGGA gcGCAATGTACTGAGCTTGTCCTCAGGAATTGAAGATATTGGCATTATCAAGTGGGATCTAGCCCTGTGTCTTCTCCTCGTCTGGGTGATATGTTTCTTCTGCATTTGGAAAGGAGTCAAATCCACTGGGAAA GTAGTGTACATCACTGCCACATTCCCATTCATCATGCTTCTTGTTCTGCTTATCCGTGGTGTGaccctgcctggagctgcagaaggcatCAAGTTTTATCTTTATCCTGATATCTCACGGTTAGCCGACCCACAG GTTTGGATAGATGCAGGGACACAAATCTTCTTCTCATATGCAATCTGCTTAGGAGCAAtgacttccctggggagctACAACAAGTACAAATACAACTGCTATAG GGACTGTTTGCTGCTGGGATGCCTGAACAGTGGTACCAGTTTTGTGTCTGGCTTCGCAATTTTTTCCGTCCTGGGCTTCATGGCACAAGAGCAAGGGGTGAACATTGCTGATGTGGCAGAGTCAG gTCCAGGCCTGGCTTTCATTGCCTACCCAAAAGCTGTGTCCATGATGCCACTGCCCACCTTTTGGgcaatccttttttttattatgcttcTGTTGCTTGGACTGGATAGCCAG tttgTTGAAGTTGAAGGACAGATCACGTCATTAGTTGATCTGCACCCATCCTTCCTAAGGAAGGGTTACCGACGGGAAATCTTCATCGCTATAGTATGTTTCCTTAGCTATCTTCTGGGACTAACTATGGTGACTGAG GGTGGCATGTATGTTTTTCAACTCTTTGACTACTATGCAGCTAGTGGTGTATGCCTTTTGTGGGTTGCATTCTTTGAATGTATTGCTGTAGCCTGGGTTTATG GCGCTGATAATATTTATGATGCCATTGAGGATATGATTGGATACAGACCTGGTCCCTGGATGAAATGGAGCTGGATTGTGATCACACCAGTTCTTTGCGTG GGGtgctttatcttttctttaGCCAAGTACAAACCACTGACCTACAACAAGGTCTACACATACCCAGACTGGGCAATTGGTCTGGGCTGGGTTCTTGCCCTTTCCTCCATGATCTGCATCCCTATGGTGATGGTCATCCGCATCATACAGTCAGATGGGTCACTCATTGAG aggataaaagctgtggctgcccccaaGGAAGTGAATCGGTGGTCCAAAGAAACAGAGAGTGGCACCCCCTTCTGCCCCAATGGAACTTCAAATGGTGGATTGATCAAGCCAACTCATATCATTGTGGAAACCATGATGTGA
- the SLC6A6 gene encoding sodium- and chloride-dependent taurine transporter isoform X1, with the protein MLHLMLMGLPGRENPFRKDSSSLPHPMEESPLPIYIEEGTEVPIESRNMATKEKLQCLKDFHKDILKPSPGKSPGTRPEDEAEGKPPQREKWASKIDFLLSVAGGFIGLGNVWRFPYLCYKNGGGAFLIPYFIFLFGGGLPVFFLEVVLGQYTSEGGITCWEKICPIFTGIGYASIVIVSLLNVYYIVILAWGLYYLFQSFQSVLPWAHCHQKWNTPTCVEDTLRKNKTLWISLNATNFTSPVTEFWERNVLSLSSGIEDIGIIKWDLALCLLLVWVICFFCIWKGVKSTGKVVYITATFPFIMLLVLLIRGVTLPGAAEGIKFYLYPDISRLADPQVWIDAGTQIFFSYAICLGAMTSLGSYNKYKYNCYRDCLLLGCLNSGTSFVSGFAIFSVLGFMAQEQGVNIADVAESGPGLAFIAYPKAVSMMPLPTFWAILFFIMLLLLGLDSQFVEVEGQITSLVDLHPSFLRKGYRREIFIAIVCFLSYLLGLTMVTEGGMYVFQLFDYYAASGVCLLWVAFFECIAVAWVYGADNIYDAIEDMIGYRPGPWMKWSWIVITPVLCVGCFIFSLAKYKPLTYNKVYTYPDWAIGLGWVLALSSMICIPMVMVIRIIQSDGSLIERIKAVAAPKEVNRWSKETESGTPFCPNGTSNGGLIKPTHIIVETMM; encoded by the exons aaagcagaaatatggCAACAAAGGAAAAGCTTCAGTGCTTAAAAGATTTCCACAAGGACATCCTCAAACCTTCCCCTGGCAAGAGCCCGGGGACACGGCCTGAGGACGAGGCAGAGGGAAAGCCGCCCCAGCGGGAGAAGTGGGCGAGCAAGATTGACTTCCTGCTGTCCGTGGCTGGGGGATTTATTGGTTTAGGGAATGTCTGGCGGTTTCCGTATCTCTGCTACAAAAACGGCGGAG GTGCATTTCTTATAccttatttcattttcctgtttggGGGAGGTCTTCCCGTGTTTTTCCTGGAGGTGGTGCTAGGACAGTATACCTCTGAAGGTGGAATTACATGCTGGGAAAAGATCTGCCCTATTTTCACTG GAATTGGTTATGCTTCCATAGTGATTGTGTCCCTTCTGAACGTGTACTACATTGTGATCCTGGCCTGGGGACTCTACTACCTGTTCCAGTCGTTCCAGAGCGTCCTGCCGTGGGCACACTGCCACCAGAAGTGGAACACACCAACCTGTGTGGAAGACACTCTCAGGAAGAACAAAACCCTCTGGATATCACTGAATGCCACTAACTTCACCTCTCCTGTCACAGAGTTTTGGGA gcGCAATGTACTGAGCTTGTCCTCAGGAATTGAAGATATTGGCATTATCAAGTGGGATCTAGCCCTGTGTCTTCTCCTCGTCTGGGTGATATGTTTCTTCTGCATTTGGAAAGGAGTCAAATCCACTGGGAAA GTAGTGTACATCACTGCCACATTCCCATTCATCATGCTTCTTGTTCTGCTTATCCGTGGTGTGaccctgcctggagctgcagaaggcatCAAGTTTTATCTTTATCCTGATATCTCACGGTTAGCCGACCCACAG GTTTGGATAGATGCAGGGACACAAATCTTCTTCTCATATGCAATCTGCTTAGGAGCAAtgacttccctggggagctACAACAAGTACAAATACAACTGCTATAG GGACTGTTTGCTGCTGGGATGCCTGAACAGTGGTACCAGTTTTGTGTCTGGCTTCGCAATTTTTTCCGTCCTGGGCTTCATGGCACAAGAGCAAGGGGTGAACATTGCTGATGTGGCAGAGTCAG gTCCAGGCCTGGCTTTCATTGCCTACCCAAAAGCTGTGTCCATGATGCCACTGCCCACCTTTTGGgcaatccttttttttattatgcttcTGTTGCTTGGACTGGATAGCCAG tttgTTGAAGTTGAAGGACAGATCACGTCATTAGTTGATCTGCACCCATCCTTCCTAAGGAAGGGTTACCGACGGGAAATCTTCATCGCTATAGTATGTTTCCTTAGCTATCTTCTGGGACTAACTATGGTGACTGAG GGTGGCATGTATGTTTTTCAACTCTTTGACTACTATGCAGCTAGTGGTGTATGCCTTTTGTGGGTTGCATTCTTTGAATGTATTGCTGTAGCCTGGGTTTATG GCGCTGATAATATTTATGATGCCATTGAGGATATGATTGGATACAGACCTGGTCCCTGGATGAAATGGAGCTGGATTGTGATCACACCAGTTCTTTGCGTG GGGtgctttatcttttctttaGCCAAGTACAAACCACTGACCTACAACAAGGTCTACACATACCCAGACTGGGCAATTGGTCTGGGCTGGGTTCTTGCCCTTTCCTCCATGATCTGCATCCCTATGGTGATGGTCATCCGCATCATACAGTCAGATGGGTCACTCATTGAG aggataaaagctgtggctgcccccaaGGAAGTGAATCGGTGGTCCAAAGAAACAGAGAGTGGCACCCCCTTCTGCCCCAATGGAACTTCAAATGGTGGATTGATCAAGCCAACTCATATCATTGTGGAAACCATGATGTGA
- the SLC6A6 gene encoding sodium- and chloride-dependent taurine transporter isoform X3 produces MATKEKLQCLKDFHKDILKPSPGKSPGTRPEDEAEGKPPQREKWASKIDFLLSVAGGFIGLGNVWRFPYLCYKNGGGAFLIPYFIFLFGGGLPVFFLEVVLGQYTSEGGITCWEKICPIFTGIGYASIVIVSLLNVYYIVILAWGLYYLFQSFQSVLPWAHCHQKWNTPTCVEDTLRKNKTLWISLNATNFTSPVTEFWERNVLSLSSGIEDIGIIKWDLALCLLLVWVICFFCIWKGVKSTGKVVYITATFPFIMLLVLLIRGVTLPGAAEGIKFYLYPDISRLADPQVWIDAGTQIFFSYAICLGAMTSLGSYNKYKYNCYRDCLLLGCLNSGTSFVSGFAIFSVLGFMAQEQGVNIADVAESGPGLAFIAYPKAVSMMPLPTFWAILFFIMLLLLGLDSQFVEVEGQITSLVDLHPSFLRKGYRREIFIAIVCFLSYLLGLTMVTEGGMYVFQLFDYYAASGVCLLWVAFFECIAVAWVYGADNIYDAIEDMIGYRPGPWMKWSWIVITPVLCVGCFIFSLAKYKPLTYNKVYTYPDWAIGLGWVLALSSMICIPMVMVIRIIQSDGSLIERIKAVAAPKEVNRWSKETESGTPFCPNGTSNGGLIKPTHIIVETMM; encoded by the exons atggCAACAAAGGAAAAGCTTCAGTGCTTAAAAGATTTCCACAAGGACATCCTCAAACCTTCCCCTGGCAAGAGCCCGGGGACACGGCCTGAGGACGAGGCAGAGGGAAAGCCGCCCCAGCGGGAGAAGTGGGCGAGCAAGATTGACTTCCTGCTGTCCGTGGCTGGGGGATTTATTGGTTTAGGGAATGTCTGGCGGTTTCCGTATCTCTGCTACAAAAACGGCGGAG GTGCATTTCTTATAccttatttcattttcctgtttggGGGAGGTCTTCCCGTGTTTTTCCTGGAGGTGGTGCTAGGACAGTATACCTCTGAAGGTGGAATTACATGCTGGGAAAAGATCTGCCCTATTTTCACTG GAATTGGTTATGCTTCCATAGTGATTGTGTCCCTTCTGAACGTGTACTACATTGTGATCCTGGCCTGGGGACTCTACTACCTGTTCCAGTCGTTCCAGAGCGTCCTGCCGTGGGCACACTGCCACCAGAAGTGGAACACACCAACCTGTGTGGAAGACACTCTCAGGAAGAACAAAACCCTCTGGATATCACTGAATGCCACTAACTTCACCTCTCCTGTCACAGAGTTTTGGGA gcGCAATGTACTGAGCTTGTCCTCAGGAATTGAAGATATTGGCATTATCAAGTGGGATCTAGCCCTGTGTCTTCTCCTCGTCTGGGTGATATGTTTCTTCTGCATTTGGAAAGGAGTCAAATCCACTGGGAAA GTAGTGTACATCACTGCCACATTCCCATTCATCATGCTTCTTGTTCTGCTTATCCGTGGTGTGaccctgcctggagctgcagaaggcatCAAGTTTTATCTTTATCCTGATATCTCACGGTTAGCCGACCCACAG GTTTGGATAGATGCAGGGACACAAATCTTCTTCTCATATGCAATCTGCTTAGGAGCAAtgacttccctggggagctACAACAAGTACAAATACAACTGCTATAG GGACTGTTTGCTGCTGGGATGCCTGAACAGTGGTACCAGTTTTGTGTCTGGCTTCGCAATTTTTTCCGTCCTGGGCTTCATGGCACAAGAGCAAGGGGTGAACATTGCTGATGTGGCAGAGTCAG gTCCAGGCCTGGCTTTCATTGCCTACCCAAAAGCTGTGTCCATGATGCCACTGCCCACCTTTTGGgcaatccttttttttattatgcttcTGTTGCTTGGACTGGATAGCCAG tttgTTGAAGTTGAAGGACAGATCACGTCATTAGTTGATCTGCACCCATCCTTCCTAAGGAAGGGTTACCGACGGGAAATCTTCATCGCTATAGTATGTTTCCTTAGCTATCTTCTGGGACTAACTATGGTGACTGAG GGTGGCATGTATGTTTTTCAACTCTTTGACTACTATGCAGCTAGTGGTGTATGCCTTTTGTGGGTTGCATTCTTTGAATGTATTGCTGTAGCCTGGGTTTATG GCGCTGATAATATTTATGATGCCATTGAGGATATGATTGGATACAGACCTGGTCCCTGGATGAAATGGAGCTGGATTGTGATCACACCAGTTCTTTGCGTG GGGtgctttatcttttctttaGCCAAGTACAAACCACTGACCTACAACAAGGTCTACACATACCCAGACTGGGCAATTGGTCTGGGCTGGGTTCTTGCCCTTTCCTCCATGATCTGCATCCCTATGGTGATGGTCATCCGCATCATACAGTCAGATGGGTCACTCATTGAG aggataaaagctgtggctgcccccaaGGAAGTGAATCGGTGGTCCAAAGAAACAGAGAGTGGCACCCCCTTCTGCCCCAATGGAACTTCAAATGGTGGATTGATCAAGCCAACTCATATCATTGTGGAAACCATGATGTGA
- the SLC6A6 gene encoding sodium- and chloride-dependent taurine transporter isoform X4 has protein sequence MATKEKLQCLKDFHKDILKPSPGKSPGTRPEDEAEGKPPQREKWASKIDFLLSVAGGFIGLGNVWRFPYLCYKNGGGAFLIPYFIFLFGGGLPVFFLEVVLGQYTSEGGITCWEKICPIFTGIGYASIVIVSLLNVYYIVILAWGLYYLFQSFQSVLPWAHCHQKWNTPTCVEDTLRKNKTLWISLNATNFTSPVTEFWERNVLSLSSGIEDIGIIKWDLALCLLLVWVICFFCIWKGVKSTGKVVYITATFPFIMLLVLLIRGVTLPGAAEGIKFYLYPDISRLADPQVWIDAGTQIFFSYAICLGAMTSLGSYNKYKYNCYRDCLLLGCLNSGTSFVSGFAIFSVLGFMAQEQGVNIADVAESGPGLAFIAYPKAVSMMPLPTFWAILFFIMLLLLGLDSQFVEVEGQITSLVDLHPSFLRKGYRREIFIAIVCFLSYLLGLTMVTEGGMYVFQLFDYYAASGVCLLWVAFFECIAVAWVYGADNIYDAIEDMIGYRPGPWMKWSWIVITPVLCVGCFIFSLAKYKPLTYNKVYTYPDWAIGLGWVLALSSMICIPMVMVIRIIQSDGSLIEDKSCGCPQGSESVVQRNREWHPLLPQWNFKWWIDQANSYHCGNHDVSSLCERINLL, from the exons atggCAACAAAGGAAAAGCTTCAGTGCTTAAAAGATTTCCACAAGGACATCCTCAAACCTTCCCCTGGCAAGAGCCCGGGGACACGGCCTGAGGACGAGGCAGAGGGAAAGCCGCCCCAGCGGGAGAAGTGGGCGAGCAAGATTGACTTCCTGCTGTCCGTGGCTGGGGGATTTATTGGTTTAGGGAATGTCTGGCGGTTTCCGTATCTCTGCTACAAAAACGGCGGAG GTGCATTTCTTATAccttatttcattttcctgtttggGGGAGGTCTTCCCGTGTTTTTCCTGGAGGTGGTGCTAGGACAGTATACCTCTGAAGGTGGAATTACATGCTGGGAAAAGATCTGCCCTATTTTCACTG GAATTGGTTATGCTTCCATAGTGATTGTGTCCCTTCTGAACGTGTACTACATTGTGATCCTGGCCTGGGGACTCTACTACCTGTTCCAGTCGTTCCAGAGCGTCCTGCCGTGGGCACACTGCCACCAGAAGTGGAACACACCAACCTGTGTGGAAGACACTCTCAGGAAGAACAAAACCCTCTGGATATCACTGAATGCCACTAACTTCACCTCTCCTGTCACAGAGTTTTGGGA gcGCAATGTACTGAGCTTGTCCTCAGGAATTGAAGATATTGGCATTATCAAGTGGGATCTAGCCCTGTGTCTTCTCCTCGTCTGGGTGATATGTTTCTTCTGCATTTGGAAAGGAGTCAAATCCACTGGGAAA GTAGTGTACATCACTGCCACATTCCCATTCATCATGCTTCTTGTTCTGCTTATCCGTGGTGTGaccctgcctggagctgcagaaggcatCAAGTTTTATCTTTATCCTGATATCTCACGGTTAGCCGACCCACAG GTTTGGATAGATGCAGGGACACAAATCTTCTTCTCATATGCAATCTGCTTAGGAGCAAtgacttccctggggagctACAACAAGTACAAATACAACTGCTATAG GGACTGTTTGCTGCTGGGATGCCTGAACAGTGGTACCAGTTTTGTGTCTGGCTTCGCAATTTTTTCCGTCCTGGGCTTCATGGCACAAGAGCAAGGGGTGAACATTGCTGATGTGGCAGAGTCAG gTCCAGGCCTGGCTTTCATTGCCTACCCAAAAGCTGTGTCCATGATGCCACTGCCCACCTTTTGGgcaatccttttttttattatgcttcTGTTGCTTGGACTGGATAGCCAG tttgTTGAAGTTGAAGGACAGATCACGTCATTAGTTGATCTGCACCCATCCTTCCTAAGGAAGGGTTACCGACGGGAAATCTTCATCGCTATAGTATGTTTCCTTAGCTATCTTCTGGGACTAACTATGGTGACTGAG GGTGGCATGTATGTTTTTCAACTCTTTGACTACTATGCAGCTAGTGGTGTATGCCTTTTGTGGGTTGCATTCTTTGAATGTATTGCTGTAGCCTGGGTTTATG GCGCTGATAATATTTATGATGCCATTGAGGATATGATTGGATACAGACCTGGTCCCTGGATGAAATGGAGCTGGATTGTGATCACACCAGTTCTTTGCGTG GGGtgctttatcttttctttaGCCAAGTACAAACCACTGACCTACAACAAGGTCTACACATACCCAGACTGGGCAATTGGTCTGGGCTGGGTTCTTGCCCTTTCCTCCATGATCTGCATCCCTATGGTGATGGTCATCCGCATCATACAGTCAGATGGGTCACTCATTGAG gataaaagctgtggctgcccccaaGGAAGTGAATCGGTGGTCCAAAGAAACAGAGAGTGGCACCCCCTTCTGCCCCAATGGAACTTCAAATGGTGGATTGATCAAGCCAACTCATATCATTGTGGAAACCATGATGTGAGCTCTCTCTGTGAGAGGATAAACCTGCTTTAA